In the Candidatus Cloacimonadota bacterium genome, GCGGTATCATCCTCCTCGTCGCCACGCTCTTGAAAGACCCCAAAATCCTCATCTGGGGCTATATCAACCTCTTCATCACCTCCCGGGTCACAGACCTCGTTTCCGAAGGAATGCCCTACACCAAGGGCGTCTATATCATCTCCCCCCACGTGGATGAAATCAAGGAAGAAATCTATGAAGAACTCCAACGCGGCGTCACCTTTTTCAAAGCCTCCCGCGGCTATGAAAAAAAGGATACGGAAGTCCTCTTCACCGTCGTCAACCGACGCCAGGTCCCGCTGCTCACGGATATCGTGAAAGACCACGACCCGGACGCCTTCATGATTGTCACCGATGTCTATGACGTGATGGGCTATGGGTTCCGCTCCCGGAAAATCAATTTGGGAGAGTAGAGGGTCACGCGGATGGGGTTACGCTGATTACGCCGATAACGCTGATTTTTTTATAGAAATAGATTAGGGATGCACAGGATTATCCGGATAAAAAAGGGATTTGTTGTAAGGTTGTAGGGTTTTAGCGTTTTGACGTTTTGGCGTTTCGCTGCGCCTATCAGCATCCAAACCCTGTCCTGACGCGTCATTCTGAGCGCCAGCGAAGAATCCAGGCCTTGGCGTTAAAAAAAGTTCTTCCGACCGCCAACTTCGCTAATCAAAAAACCCGCCACCAACCTCGCTTCCAATTCCACCAAACTCCCTTGAATCCAGCGCCACACTATCCCAATACCATCCCGGGAACATCCCTTGCGCCGTTAAGGATGTTCCCAGGTCATGTATGAGGCATTCATGAGCCACGGTAAAGAGCCCCTAATCTATTCAATAATCTGCATAAAAATCCCCACTATTTAGTCACCACCAGCTTTGACGCCACGATTATCTGCCTTTCTTTTTCCAAGCTCACAAGATAGACGCCGTTGGAAAGCAGCTTCCAGGCTTCTGCGGGTAGTTCGAAGCAGTGTTTTTTACCGTCACTGTAAATCTGGGAAGAATATAATTTCTGTCCGCGGATATTATAGATGCTGTAGCTGAGCTTTCCAGGGCTTTCGCTTTTGATAGATATGGTCGGCGCTTTGAAAGCCGGCTGTGGAAAAGCACTGATACTGGAACTGGCTATGGGCGGAACGGGGTCGTCAACCAAAACATTACTGTGGCAGGCTCGCAGGTAGGGATAGCCATCGTTTATGACATGGTCTGTGTCCGGCGCCCAGATTTCCCAGTCCCAATCCACGTATGTGTCGTCGCTGTGCGGAAAGACCATCTGCGCCGTCAAGCGTCCTTCTCCGGCTCCGCTGCTTGTTTGTCCCGACGTTTGAGTGTTCCAATAGCAGCCGGTTACGTTAAAATCAACCCCGCCCATCAAGCCGCCGGTGTAGTGAGCTCCTCCTGTCACGCTTCCAATGCTGTAGCAGTTTTCTACGTGTCCATCTCCATATTCATGAAGCCCACCAAGCCGCCCACGGAATAAAAACCGGTCACGTTTCCAAGGCTGCAGCAGTTTTCCACTGAGCCGCTGTTTACGCCAGCCAAGCCTGCAACTGCCTCATAGCCTGTCACATCGAAGTCCAAGACAGTGAGATTTCGGACACTTCCCTCCAGCACGCCAAAAAGACCCTGTGCGCTGGTATCTGGCCTGTTGATATAAAGTCCGCTGACCTGGTGTCCGTTTCCATCGTAATTGCCCATGAAGACAATATAGATGTTCAAGCCGGCTATGCCAATCGGCTGCCAGCCTCCGCCCTCGCTGTAGGGAGGAACCCCCAAATCAATATCCTCGTTTGGATGAAAAACTTGTCCTGATGGTCTTCTTCAACGTAGTTACGCACATTGTTCAAGTGCTGAGCCGTGGCGACCTGCCAGGGGTCGTCCTGGGTGCCGGTTCCGCCGGCAAATTCGGCAAACATCAGTGTCGAAAGCATCGATAAAACCATCAATGCCAGCCAAAATCGGTTCTTTTGCTCCATATCGAACTCCTTATGTTTTGTTTATTGTGTCTGTTTTTTCATTTGTTCAATGGCTGAGAAAGACCATCATGCCTTTCAGCTCCTGTCAGATCTTTGGGCGCCCAATCATTTTAAAATCACCATCTTTTTGCTTTGGGTCAGGCTGGGAGTGTTCAGCTTGTAGAAATATATGCCGCTGCCGACTGCGCTGCCATTGCTGTCGCGACCGTTCCAACGGTAGCTGTGGCTGCCTTGTGGAAGGCTTACTGTTTTTAAAACCTGACCTTTGGCGTTGAAAATAGTGAGGGTTCCGGTCTCCCCTTCCTTGATGGATACTTCGATGTTTGTGACCTCACCAAGCTTGAACGGATTGGGATAGGCGTTTTTCAAGGTGGTAACATCAGGGAAATCGGGAACTTCTTTGAAAACTGTGACGCTTACCGAACCATTGAGATTTCCGCCAAAATAGTCGACAGTTTCCAGCCAGTAGTAATAGGTTACGCCCATCTCCACGGTGTTGTCGGTAAAGCTGTAACTCTGTGTGGATGAGGTGTTTGTGGCAGGGATAAGTTCATCGGTAAGTGGGTTGGCTGCAGCCGGATCGGGATTGACACTCCGAAACACACGGTAGCCCAGCATCAGATTTTCGTTTTGGCTTTGCCAATTCAGTTCAACATTGTTTGCCGCATCAATCGTGGCGGAAAAGCTGTTCAAATCCACATTAACAAGGTCGGGGGCAAATTCATAAAAAGATCTTAAACATGGGTATCCGCCGTTGAAGGAATGTGATACATCAGGAGCCCAAATTTCCCAGTCCCAGCCAATATAGGTATCTTCGCCATGCGGAAACACCATTTGAGCGGTGAGACGCCCTTCGCCGCCCTCGCTGGTCGTTTGTCCGGATTTTTCGATGTCCCAATAGCTGTCGATGATTTCGCCACCATCAAGATAATTACGTCCAATCAAACCACCTGCGTTTTCAGTGCCTGTGGTTGTTCCAATGCTGTAACAGTTGCTTACGGTAACGCCATTTGAGATCGACCCAAGCAATCCGCCGACCCATTTTACACCAGAGACCTCTCCAGTGTTATAACTGTTACCAAAACTGGCCGTGCCATTTGAAGAGATCGATCCAGCCAATCCGCCTGTAGAAGTTGCTCCCGTAACTTTCCCAGTATTGTAACAGTTGTTTAGCGTGCCTCTTGAATATAAAGATCCAGCCAGACCGCCCGTGGGAGTTGCTCCCGTGACGTTTCCTGTGTTGTAACAATTACTGATACTCGAATCGACCTGTCCAACCAACCCGCCTGTATAGCCTGCTCCCGTGACTTTTCCGGTGTTGTAACAATCACTTAGCGTAACCAGCGAATAATATCGTCCAGCCAGCCCGCCTGTATAGTCTGCTCCTGTGACATCTCCAGTGTTGTAACAGGCCTGCATGGTGCTTTCACGGACTTGTCCCAACAAACCACCTGTATCGCTGTAGGAGGCAGTTACTTTTCCCGTGTTGTAACAGTTTGTGATTGTATCCAAATAGCTGTATCCCACCAAGCCACCCGTTTTACCATAACCAGAACAGTTAACGTTTCCCGTATTATAGCAGTTTGAAATCGTGAGTGATGTGCTGCTTGACACCAAACCTCCTGCATCGCTGGGACAGGAAACATTTCCCTCGTTGTGGCAGTCTTGGATGCTGCCGTTTGAGTTAAACGCCACCAAACCTCCCG is a window encoding:
- a CDS encoding T9SS type A sorting domain-containing protein, encoding MTGGAHYTGGLMGGVDFNVTGCYWNTQTSGQTSSGAGEGRLTAQMVFPHSDDTYVDWDWEIWAPDTDHVINDGYPYLRACHSNVLVDDPVPPIASSSISAFPQPAFKAPTISIKSESPGKLSYSIYNIRGQKLYSSQIYSDGKKHCFELPAEAWKLLSNGVYLVSLEKERQIIVASKLVVTK
- a CDS encoding T9SS type A sorting domain-containing protein — encoded protein: GLNEGSIVDCHSKGIVTGEYYVGGLVGSNNYGTIIASWNAGNVLSNRMAGGLVAFNSNGSIQDCHNEGNVSCPSDAGGLVSSSTSLTISNCYNTGNVNCSGYGKTGGLVGYSYLDTITNCYNTGKVTASYSDTGGLLGQVRESTMQACYNTGDVTGADYTGGLAGRYYSLVTLSDCYNTGKVTGAGYTGGLVGQVDSSISNCYNTGNVTGATPTGGLAGSLYSRGTLNNCYNTGKVTGATSTGGLAGSISSNGTASFGNSYNTGEVSGVKWVGGLLGSISNGVTVSNCYSIGTTTGTENAGGLIGRNYLDGGEIIDSYWDIEKSGQTTSEGGEGRLTAQMVFPHGEDTYIGWDWEIWAPDVSHSFNGGYPCLRSFYEFAPDLVNVDLNSFSATIDAANNVELNWQSQNENLMLGYRVFRSVNPDPAAANPLTDELIPATNTSSTQSYSFTDNTVEMGVTYYYWLETVDYFGGNLNGSVSVTVFKEVPDFPDVTTLKNAYPNPFKLGEVTNIEVSIKEGETGTLTIFNAKGQVLKTVSLPQGSHSYRWNGRDSNGSAVGSGIYFYKLNTPSLTQSKKMVILK